The genomic window GAACAGCGCCCGCGAGACGATCCGGAGGGTCAGCTCCATCGCGTCGTCGTGGATGGACCGCCGTTCCCCGTCCGTCCAGTCGTCGAGCATGTCCTCGGTCAGCGCCGTCATCATCTCGGCGTACACCTCGATCCGGTCGGGGTGGAACGCGGGCTGGACGAGGTGGCGGTTCCGTCGCCACTCCTCGCCCTCGCTGTTCAGGATGCCGTTGCCGAGCAGCGGGCCGAGCACGCGCTGGAACCGGTCGCCCTTCACGTAGTTCCCGTTGTTGTGGACCAGAACGTGCTCGACGTGGTCCGGGTGATTGAGCTGGTAATTGTGGCCGTCGAGGCCATCCCAGTGGACGACGTCGCCGTACTCGTCGGCCATCCGTTCCCTGAACTCGAGGCCGTCGAGGATCGACCGCGGCGTCGCCCCGACGACGGGGAGCCCCGAGGGACCGGGCGGCAACTCGCTTGCGGGGAGGTCCTCGCTCATCGAATCCGTATACGGCGGTCGTTCAGTTGGTGGCTTCCTCCAGCATACTAGAACCCTTTATACCGATCCGTCGGCAATGCTGACGGGTAGATGTCACTCAGTGTCGATCGTCCAGTCCGCGCGTCATGAGTGCGAACGCCCTCCGCTCTGCCACGCTCTCGCTCTCGGGGGCGATACACAGTTCGGTGTTCGACCAGTTCGATCGGTCGCCCTCGGCCTCGATCGTGGCGACCCGATACCTCAGTCCGGTCGAGAACGGACAGTACGTCGTGCTGGCCGACCTGCGTGGTGACCTCGGCGTCGCACGGGACCTGCTCGCGGAGAGCGACCAGGTCCTCCGGTACGACGTGGCGGGAACCGACGAACGCGGCATCGTCTACGCGCACTATCGGAGCGCCGGTCCCGTCGGTGAGCTGCTCGCGATCCTCTACGACAACGACGTCGTCCTCGACTGGCCGATCGAGCACCAGCAGACGGGCGCCGAAACGGAGTCCAGGGTCACGGTCGTCGGAACGGACGAGGGCATCCAGCAGGCGGTCGCCGACATTCCGGACGTCTCCGAGCTCTCGCTCCTCAGAATCGGACAGGTACAGGCGGAAGACGACGCGTTGCCGTTGCTGACGGAGACGCAAGCAACGCTGCTCGATCTCGCGATCGAAGCCGGATACTACGAGGTCCCGCGGGAGACGACGCACAGCGACCTCGCCGACCGTCTGGACGTCGCGCCGGGTACCGTGAGCGACCGCCTCCAGCGGATCGAACGCCGAGTGATGACCGCCTACGCCGAGCGACCGCCGAACGAGTCCGTTCGGTAGTCAGTCGCCGGATCGGAACGCCGGCGATCCGACGCATCGTCTCCCGGTTGTCCCTCCGCTGCTACGCTCGCGAGGGGGCTCATCCCGTCCGCGTGCGCTCGG from Halomicrobium salinisoli includes these protein-coding regions:
- a CDS encoding helix-turn-helix domain-containing protein, which produces MFDQFDRSPSASIVATRYLSPVENGQYVVLADLRGDLGVARDLLAESDQVLRYDVAGTDERGIVYAHYRSAGPVGELLAILYDNDVVLDWPIEHQQTGAETESRVTVVGTDEGIQQAVADIPDVSELSLLRIGQVQAEDDALPLLTETQATLLDLAIEAGYYEVPRETTHSDLADRLDVAPGTVSDRLQRIERRVMTAYAERPPNESVR